The DNA region ACGGTCATCCTCGTTGACCAGAAGCCAGATGCGGCTCTCCTCGCCGCCGTCCGTGGGCAGGCAGAGAATGGCTTCGACGTTGAACGCGCGGCGGGAAAAAAGACCGCAGACATGGGACATGACCCCGGGATGGTTCTTGACCAACACATCGAGGACGGTGCGTGACGTGTTGCTATGCATGGCATTCACCTCCGAGCATGATTCTGTTGGCGGCCCCGGGAGGGACCATGGGCCAGACTTTCTCGTCCCGGTCCACCGGGACATGGATCAGGGTCGGGCCCCTATGGGCCAGGGCCTCGCTCAGCACGGCATCGGGATCGGCGGCTCCGGCCAGGTCCCAGGTCTTCCATCTGAAACCAGTGGCAATGAGCGAAAAATCGACGCTCACGTCGTAAATGGATGAAAAATAATTGGCCTTGAAAAAAAGCTCCTGCTGCTGGTGCACAAGGCCAAGGCAGGCGTTGTTCATGAGGATGACGGTCACGTCCACGCCCTGTTCGGCGGCCGTGGCCATCTCCTGGATGTTCATGAGCAGGCTGCCGTCGCCGCTGAAGCAGACGACCTTGCGCTCGGGAGCGGCCAGGGCCGCACCAATGGCTGTGGGCAGGCCAAAACCCATGGTGCCGAGCCCGCCCGACGTCAGCCAACCGGTCCCCGGCATGAAAGGATAGCTCTGGGCCGTCCACATCTGATGCTTGCCCACGTCCGTGACCACGATGGCGTTTTCTCCGGCCAGTTCCCCGACCCGGCGGATCAGTTCCTGCGGGGTGTCGTGCCCGCCCTGCTCCGGGACCTGGGAGGGAAAGGCCAGCTTCAGGGCCTCGATGTACCCGATCCATTCCTGGCGCTCGGCCGGTGCGATCCTGGGCAAGAGAGCGCCGACGACTTCGCGCACGTCGCCAAGGATCGCCACGGAGGCGGCCCTGAGCTTGTCCAGTTCGCTGTGGTCTATGTCGATGTGAATGACCTTGGCCTGAGGACAGAACTCCTGCACCTTGCCCGTGGCCCGGTCGTCGAAGCGCACCCCGGCGGCCAGGATCAGATCGCAGGCTTCAAGCGCCATGTTGGTGTGGCGCTGGGCATGCATGCCGAGCATGCCCATGTTCAGCGGGTGGTCATGGGGCACGGCGGTCAGTCCCATGAGCGTCGACGTCACGGGCATGGAGGCCCGTTCGGCGAGGGTCAGCATCTCCTGACCCGCGCCCGAGGCGACCACCCCTCCGCCGAGCCACAGAATGGGTCTACGGGCGGAATTGAGCATCTCCACGGCCGTTTCCAGATCCCCGTCGAAACAGGTCGGAACGGGTTCGCGTTCGCCGATCTCGGGCCAGTGCGCAAAATCGGCCATCTCCAGCTGGACGTCGCGCGGGATGTCGATCAGCACCGGTCCGGGACGGCCGCTGGTGGCGATGGCGAAAGCCTCGGGGATGATGTGCAGCAGGTCCCGGGCCTCGCGCACCAGAAAATTGTGTTTGGTGATGGGAATGCTCATCCCGTAGGTGTCCACCTCCTGGAAGGCGTCGGTGCCGATCATGGCTCGGGGGACCTGGCCGGTGATGCAGATGACGGGGATCGAATCGAGTTTGGCGTCGGCGATGGCGGTCAGGATGTTGGTCGCGCCGGGCCCGGAGGTGGCGAAACAGACTGCGGGCAAGCCGGTGACCCTGGCCATGCCCTGGGCCAGAAAACCCGCGCCCTGCTCGTGCCGGGTCAGGACGTGACGGATGCGTGTGCTGCGGGAAAGTGCGTCGTAGAGGGGGAGGTTTGCGCCGCCGGGGATGCCCGCGATGGTGCGGATGCCCTGACGTTCAAGAAGGCTGATGGTCAGCTGCGCGCCGGTCATGGAAAACATCGTGCACTCCTTTTTTCAGCTCGTCTGTAGACCGGCGGAGGGTGAGCTGAAAAAGGAAAACCCCCGCCGGCGCCTGCGCTGGCGGGGGAAGAATTCGTCCGTATCCCGTTACAGCGTCAGGGCGTCCATAACGACGCATACTACTACGACTACTACTAGGCTTACGGAGACGTCGGTAGTGATGCGGTTCATGGGGCTCTTCCTTGGGATTTGGATAATCGAGTATCGAAAGAGATTTTTAGGCTGTTCAAAAAAAACTGTCAAGCAGGCGCTTGACCCCGGGGACTCCGGCAGGACAGAAAAAGCTTGCCCGGCCACGCCGGTCCATGACACTCGAAAACAATGCCGGACCTTGATTCAGAAACGGTTTGCGGGCATGGTGCTCTTGCGGCCGACAGATTTATCGTATCGAACTTCAACCACTCACAGGAGGGCTCATGCCCACATCGGAATACACGCTTTTCAGCGGCGGCGCCCAGGGTACTGAAACGGAATTTGG from Desulfomicrobium apsheronum includes:
- the ilvN gene encoding acetolactate synthase small subunit, whose translation is MHSNTSRTVLDVLVKNHPGVMSHVCGLFSRRAFNVEAILCLPTDGGEESRIWLLVNEDDRLEQMIRQMRKLQDVHDVRLRPAAEETFAQLGQVMRE
- the ilvB gene encoding acetolactate synthase large subunit; this encodes MFSMTGAQLTISLLERQGIRTIAGIPGGANLPLYDALSRSTRIRHVLTRHEQGAGFLAQGMARVTGLPAVCFATSGPGATNILTAIADAKLDSIPVICITGQVPRAMIGTDAFQEVDTYGMSIPITKHNFLVREARDLLHIIPEAFAIATSGRPGPVLIDIPRDVQLEMADFAHWPEIGEREPVPTCFDGDLETAVEMLNSARRPILWLGGGVVASGAGQEMLTLAERASMPVTSTLMGLTAVPHDHPLNMGMLGMHAQRHTNMALEACDLILAAGVRFDDRATGKVQEFCPQAKVIHIDIDHSELDKLRAASVAILGDVREVVGALLPRIAPAERQEWIGYIEALKLAFPSQVPEQGGHDTPQELIRRVGELAGENAIVVTDVGKHQMWTAQSYPFMPGTGWLTSGGLGTMGFGLPTAIGAALAAPERKVVCFSGDGSLLMNIQEMATAAEQGVDVTVILMNNACLGLVHQQQELFFKANYFSSIYDVSVDFSLIATGFRWKTWDLAGAADPDAVLSEALAHRGPTLIHVPVDRDEKVWPMVPPGAANRIMLGGECHA